The DNA window CGGCACGCCCGACGAGAAGTGGGGCGAGGCCGTTACCGCCGTGATCGTGCTGCGGCCCGACCATCCCTCCGACGAGGAGTCCGTGGCGCGGGTGACCGTCGAGATCCAGTCCGCGGTCAAGGAGCGTAAGGGTTCGGTGCAATCGCCCAAGCAGGTGATCGTCGTCGAGTCGGTGCCGGTGACCGCGCTGGGCAAGCCGGACAAGAAGGCCGTGCGCGCCCAGTTCTGGGAGGGCGCCGAACGCGCGGTCGGCTAGGGCTTCGCCGAGCGTGAAGTTAACTTCACGCTCGAGCGCGAACGTGAACCTAACGTCACGTTCGGCGGGAATTGAGAGCTAGGCAGTACGCCGGCGACCAGCAGGTCGAGCATGCGGCCCGTCTGCTCCGGCGACCGGCTGGCCAGGAAGATGCCGATGAGGCTGGACACCACGTCGTGGGCCTGCACGTCGGCGCGCAGGCTCGCGTCGGCGGCGCCGGCGCGCAACAGCAACTCGACGGCGCCGACGATGCTGCACCGAACACATTGCTGATTCCGGGCACCCGGTCCGTCGGGCACCTCGAGGAGAACGTCGGCGCGGCCGACGTCACCCTGGATGCCGACGCGCTGGAAAGGCTGGACGCCGTCGGCACAACCGAGCCCCAGCCCCATCGCGTGGAACCCTTTCAGAGGTAACGTCGTCGCCTATGGGAAGCGGCACGCCGATCAAGCCGCCGTGGTGGCTGAAGCCGGCGAACAAGGTCTTCATCCAGATGTCGCGGCTGGGCCTCAGCTTCGGCGGGGAAAGCCCGGTGGTGTTGACCGTCCCCGGCCGCAAGTCCGGGACACCCCGGTCGACGCCGGTGACACCGATGACGGTGGACGGCAAACGGTATGTGGTGGGCGGATTTCCGGGTGCGGATTGGATCCGCAACGTCCGCGCCGCCGGCCACGCGACGCTGGCCCGCGGCCGGCACTCCGAGCGGGTGCAGATGGTGGAGTTGTCCGCCGACGCGGCGCGGCCGTTCCTGCGTGCGTTTCCCACCGAGGTGCCGACCGGCGTCGGCTTCATGAAACGCTCGGGGTTGGTCAAGGACGGACGGCCCGAGGAGTTCGAGGCGCTGGCCGGCGTGTGTCCGGTGTTTCGACTGGACCCGGTATAGGAGTTCAAACAGATTGAGTGACAACCCTTTTGATGCGCAGGCCTGGCGTCCGGTCGACGGGTTCGGCGACCTGACGGACATCACCTATCACCGGCACGTCGACGACGCCACGGTGCGGGTGGCGTTCGACCGGCCCGAGGTGCGCAATGCGTTTCGGCCGCACACCGTCGACGAGCTGTACCGGGTGCTCGACCACGCCCGGATGTCCCCCGACGTCGGCGTGGTGCTGCTGACCGGGAACGGGCCTTCGCCCAAGGACGGCGGCTGGGCGTTCTGCTCCGGCGGCGATCAGCGCATCCGCGGGCGGTCCGGTTACCAGTACGCGAGCGGCGAGACGGCCGACACCGTCGACACCGCCCGCGCCGGCCGCCTGCACATCCTCGAGGTGCAGCGGCTGATCCGTTTCATGCCCAAGGTGGTCATCTGCCTGGTAAACGGGTGGGCGGCCGGCGGCGGGCACAGCCTGCACGTGGTCTGCGACCTCACCCTGGCCAGCCGCGAGCACGCCCGCTTCAAGCAGACCGATGCCGACGTCGGCAGTTTCGACGGCGGCTACGGCAGCGCCTACCTCGCGCGTCAGGTCGGCCAGAAGTTCGCTCGCGAGATCTTCTTCCTGGGCCGGCCCTACACCGCCGAGCAGATGCACCGCATGGGCGCGGTCAACGCCGTCGTCGACCATGCCGAGCTGGAATCGGAGGCTATCCAGTGGGCGCGCGAGATCAACGCCAAATCCCCACAGGCGCAACGCATGCTGAAGTTCGCGTTCAACCTGCTCGACGACGGCCTGGTGGGCCAGCAGCTGTTCGCGGGTGAGGCCACCCGGCTGGCCTACATGACCGACGAGGCCGTCGAGGGCCGCGACGCCTTCCTGGAAAAGCGGGACCCGGACTGGAGCCGGTTCCCCCGGTACTTCTAGCGGGTCACGCTGGCGTGACGCTCGGCGGCCAACGTCACACTGGCGTGACACTCGTGGCATTCAAGGCCAACGTCGCGCTGGCGTGACGCTCATGGCATGCGAGGCCACCCCTAGACTCCCCACGTGAGCAAGAGTCCTTTTCGCCGGATCGCCGACCAGCTGGTGCTGGCGACCATGCGACCCCCCATGGCGCCGCAGGTACTGGTCAACCGTCCGTTGATCAAGCCGATCGAATTGGCCGGCAAGCAAATCCTGCTCACCGGGGCGTCGTCGGGCATCGGCGAGGCCGCGGCCGAACAGTTCGCCCGTGCGGGCGCCACGGTGGTCGTCGTCGCCCGCCGCCAGGATCTGCTGGACGCGCTGGCCGAGCGGATCACCACGGCGGGCGGCGAAGCGCTGTCGATCCCGTGCGACGTCTCGGAGATGGACGCCGTCGACGCGCTGGTCGCCGACGTCGAGAAGCGTCTCGGCGGGATCGACATCCTGATCAACAACGCCGGCCGGTCCATCCGCCGCCCGCTCGCCGAGTCGCTGGAACGCTGGCATGACGTCGAGCGGACCATGGTGCTCAACTACTACGCGCCGCTGCGGCTGATCCGCGGACTGGCGCCGGGGATGATCGAGCGCGGCGACGGCCACATCATCAACGTCTCGACGTGGGGGGTGCTGTCGGAGGCCTCGCCGCTGTTCGCGGTGTACAACGCCTCGAAGGCCGCGCTGTCGACGGTGAGCCGGGTCGTGGAGACCGAGTGGGGCGACAAGGGGGTGCACTCCACCACGCTCTACTACCCGCTGGTGGCCACCCCGATGATCGCGCCGACGAAGGCCTACCAGGGGATGCCGGCGCTGACGTCGGAGGAGGCCGGCGAGTGGATGATCACCGCGGCCCGCACCCGCCCGGTGCGCATCGCACCGCGGATGGCGATCGCCGCCAAGGCGCTGGACACCTTCGGCCCCCGCTGGGTCAACGCCGTCATGCAGCGCCAAAGCATCCAGCCAAACCGCGCAGTCGACAGCTGAACGGCCTGAGCGCGTGGTAGACACGACGCTATGGAGATCCTGGCCAGTCGGATGCTGCTCCGGCCGGCGGACTATCAGCGGTCGCTGACCTTCTACCGTGACGAAATCGGCCTGGCGATAGCCCGTGAATATGGCGGCGGCACAGTGTTTTTCGCGGGGCAGTCGCTGCTTGAGCTCGCCGGTTACGGTTCCCCGGACCACTCCCACGGCCCCTTCCCGGGCGCGCTGTGGTTGCAGGTCCGCGACATTGAGGCGACCCAGGCCGAGCTGCGCGGCCGCGGGGTGGCGATCGCGCGCGAGGCCCGCCAGGAACCGTGGGGCCTGTACGAGATGCATGTGATCGACCCGGACGGGATCACGCTGATCTTCCTCGAAATCCCCTCCGACCACCCGTTACGGCGTGACACCCGGGGTGAATGACAGGGAAATTGCGGTTAACTGAGAGGTAACATCTGGCGACGAGTCAACTTACACCCGCGATTCGGCTCCCCCAGCATTCGACAATGGAATCCTCCTACCACCAGAATCAGGCGCTGTGAACATCCAATTGTTCCTCTTGATCATTGTCGTAATCACGGCATTGGCTTTCGATTTCACGAACGGCTTCCACGACACCGGCAACGCGATGGCCACCTCGATCGCCAGTGGCGCACTCAAGCCCAAAGTGGCTGTCGCGCTGTCCGCGGTGCTGAACCTCGTGGGTGCGTTCATGTCCACCGCCGTCGCCGCGACGATCGCCAAGGGCTTGATCGACGGGCACATCGTGACCCTGGAGCTGGTCTTCGCCGGCCTAGTCGGCGGCATCGTGTGGAACCTGCTGACCTGGCTCCTCGGTATCCCCTCGAGTTCGTCGCACGCCCTGATCGGCGGCATCGTCGGCGCCACCATCGCGGCCGTCGGCGCGCACGGAGTGATCTGGAAGGGCGTGGTGTCCAAGGCGATCATCCCGGCCGTCGTGTCGGCGATCCTGGCCATCGCAGTCGGCGCGGTGGCCACCTGGCTGGTCTACCGGATCACCCGCGGTATCCCGACCAAGCGCACCGAGGCCGGCTTCCGGTACGGCCAGTGGGGCTCGGCGTCGCTGGTCTCGCTGGCGCACGGCACCAACGACGCGCAGAAGACGATGGGCATCATCTTCCTGGCGCTGATGTCCTACGGCTCGATCAGCAAGACCGCCGCCATGCCGCCGCTGTGGGTCATCGTCGGCTGCGCGATGTCGATGGCGCTCGGCACCTATCTGGGCGGTTGGCGCATCATCCGTACCCTGGGCAAGGGCCTGGTTGAGATCCAGTCGCCACAGGGCATGGCGGCCGAATCCGCTTCGGCCGCAGTTATTTTGCTCTCCGCCCACTTCGGCTACGCGCTGTCCACCACCCAGGTCTGCACCGGCTCGGTGCTGGGCAGCGGACTGGGCAAGCCCGGCGGCGAGGTCCGCTGGGGCGTCGCCGGTCGCATGGGTGTCGCGTGGCTGGTCACGCTTCCGCTGTCCGGGTTCGTCGGTGCGCTCACCTACTGGATCGTGCACTTGATCGGCGGGTACCCGGGCGCCATCGTCGGCTTCGCGCTGCTGATCGCGGTCTCGGCCACCATCTACATCCGGTCGCGCAGGGTCAAGGTCGACCACAACAACGTCAACGCCGAATGGAAGGGCGACCTGACCAGTGGGCTCGAAGGGGCCGACGACCACGGCCACCCGCCCTCGGATACCGGCTCCACCCTCGGCGGCAGCTCCCGCCGGTACGACTCCGACGACCCCACGATGAAGGCGAACGCTTGATGAGTCACTTCGGCGACTGGTTCAACTACGAGGCCTCCCTCAAAATCCTGGTCTTCGCCATGCTGGCCGGGGCCGCCCTGCCGGGGCTGTTCGCCCTGGGCCTGCGGTTCCACGCGGTGGGCGCCGGACAGGTAAGCACCGACGGCGGCTCACCGCAGAAGAACCCGGCGATGCTGGCGATCGCCTGGGCGATCTACGCCGTGGTGCTGCTGGTGATCGCCTTCGCGCTGCTGTACATCTCCCGGGACTTCATCGCCCACCACACCGGCACCGCTTTCCTCGGAGCCAAACCCAAGTAGCATCGATTGATGCCCACCGATTTGCTAAGCCACACACCGGGGGGTGTTGTCAGAGCGTGAACGGATTCCTCAATTCGATTGTCTCGTGGCTGCGGGCCGGATATCCGGAAGGCGTCCCGCCGACGGACACCTTCCCGGTGCTCGCGTTGCTGGCCCGCCGGTTATCCGGCGACGAGGTCAAGGACGTGGCCTGCGAACTGATCCGGCGCGGCGAGTTCGACGACGTCGACATCGGCGTCCTGATCACCCAGATCACCGACGAACTGCCGTCGCCGTCCGATGTCGAACGGGTGCGGGTGCGGCTGGCGGCCCAGGGTTGGCCGTTCGACGAGGCCGAGGATCCCGCATAGCCGTACTGCGCGCGCTGCAGGTCCCGCCGGGCTCGGCGGCCTCGTCGCTGTTGCCCGCCCTGGAACGCGTGCTGGACGGGCGCGACCCCGCACTGGTCGCCCTGCCCGCACGCGACGAGCGCGAGTCGGATGCGCTGCGGGTGGGCCTGCGCGTCGGGGAGGCCATCGACGACGACGTGGCCCTGGTCGCGGCGACGTCGGGCACCACCGGAGTACCCAAGGGGGCGCTACTGACCGCCGCCGCCTTGAAGGCCAGCGCGACGGCCACCCACGACCGCCTCGGCGGGCCGGGCGGCTGGCTGCTCGCCCTGCCGCCCCACCACATCGCCGGCGTGCAGGTCTTGGTGCGCAGCGTGCTCGCCGGCTCGGCACCGGTCGAGATGGATGTCACCGAAGGCTTCGATGTCGCCGAATTACCCAGTGCGATAAGGGCCTTGGGTTCGGGCCGGCGCTACACGTCGCTGGTGGCCGCGCAACTGGCCAAGGCGCTCGGCGACCCGGCGGCCGCGGCCGCCCTCGCCGAACTCGACGCCGTGCTGCTCGGCGGCGGACCGGCGCCGCGACCGATCCTCGACGCCGCGGCCGCGGCGGGCATCACCATGGTCCGCACCTACGGGATGAGCGAAACGGCCGGAGGCTGTGTATACGACGGTGTCCCGCTGAACGGGGTGCGGGTGCGGACGGTCGACGGGCGCATCGTCATCGGGGGCGCGACCCTGGCCAAGGGCTACCGCAACCCGGTCGACCCGGATCCGTTCGCCGAGCCGGGCTGGTTTGCGACCGACGACCTCGGCACCGTCAGCGATGCGGGCGTCCTGATTGTGCTGGGCCGCGCCGACGACGCGATCAGCACCGGCGGGTTGACCGTGCTGCCGCAACCGGTCGAGGCGGCGCTGTGCACCCATCCCGCCGTCAGCGATTGCGCCGTGTTCGGAGTGGCCGACGACCGACTGGGCCAGCGGGTGGTTGCCGCGATCGTGGTGCGCGACGGATCCGCCGCGCCGACCCTGGACGCGCTGCGCGCGCAGGTGACGGGCACCCTGGACGCCACCGCCGCGCCGCGCGAGGTGCACATCGTCGACGCGCTGCCGCGCCGCGGCATCGGCAAGGTCGACCGGGCGGCGCTGGTGCGCCGCTTCGCCGGCGCGAGCGATCAATAGGCTGTTCGTCCGTGAGGATCGCGAGACGGGATGCGCTGGGCGAGGCGGTCGCGGTCACGGTCGGGGTGGTGCTGGTGGTGGCGGCGTTCGTGCTGCCGCGGATGAACATCGGGGTGCGACCACGTCTCGATGTCGGCGCCGAGAAGTTCGCCACCCACGCCGGCGCCGCGCCGATCTTCGGCGAATGGCTGATCCACGCCAGCTGGGGAACCGGGCCGGCCATCGCCATCGCGGTCGCCGTCGTCGCGTGGGGACCGATTCTGGCGCAACGACTTTCGTGGCGGGCACTGACGCTGGGCAGCTGGGCCACCGCGTGCGGGTGGGCGTTCGCGCTGGCGATGATCGACGGCTGGCAGCGTGGCTTCGCCGGCCGGCTGACCACCCGCGACGAGTACCTGTCGGAGGTGCCGGGCATCACTGACATCCCTGCCACGCTGCGCACCTTCGCGAGCCGGATCCTGGACTACCAGCCGCACTCGTGGACCACCCACGTGTCGGGGCACCCACCCGGTGCGCTGCTGACGTTCGTCTGGCTGGACCGGCTCGGCCTGCACGGCGGCGCCTGGGCCGGGCTGCTGTGCCTGCTGGTCGGCTCGAGCGCGGCGGCCGCGGTGGTTATCGGCGTGCGCGCGCTGGCCGACGAGCCGACCGCCCGGCGCGCCGCCCCGTTCGTCGCCCTGGCGCCGGCGGCGATCTGGGTGGCGGTCTCCGCCGACGGCTACTTCGCCGGGGTGGCGGCGTGGGGCATCGCGCTGCTGGCCGTGGCGGTGCACCGCGACGTTCGCTTCCCCGCGCTGACGGCCGCGGGCGCGGGTCTGCTGCTGGGCTGGGGCGTGTTCTGCAACTACGGCCTGATGCTGATGGGGTTGCCGGCGGTGGCGGTGCTGGCCGCCGCCCAGCACCCGGACAAAGGCTGGGCGGATTGGCGGGCGATCCTGCGGGCCCTGGGCCCGGCGGCGCTGGCCGCGATCGCGGTGGCGGTGGCCTTCGCCGTCGCCGGATTTTTCTGGTTCGACGGCTATGACCTGGTCCAGCAACGCTATTGGCAGGGCATCGCCAAATTCCGGCCGTTCCAGTATTGGAGCTGGGCCAACCTGGCGTGCGTG is part of the Mycobacterium mantenii genome and encodes:
- a CDS encoding nitroreductase family deazaflavin-dependent oxidoreductase — protein: MGSGTPIKPPWWLKPANKVFIQMSRLGLSFGGESPVVLTVPGRKSGTPRSTPVTPMTVDGKRYVVGGFPGADWIRNVRAAGHATLARGRHSERVQMVELSADAARPFLRAFPTEVPTGVGFMKRSGLVKDGRPEEFEALAGVCPVFRLDPV
- a CDS encoding 1,4-dihydroxy-2-naphthoyl-CoA synthase; the protein is MSDNPFDAQAWRPVDGFGDLTDITYHRHVDDATVRVAFDRPEVRNAFRPHTVDELYRVLDHARMSPDVGVVLLTGNGPSPKDGGWAFCSGGDQRIRGRSGYQYASGETADTVDTARAGRLHILEVQRLIRFMPKVVICLVNGWAAGGGHSLHVVCDLTLASREHARFKQTDADVGSFDGGYGSAYLARQVGQKFAREIFFLGRPYTAEQMHRMGAVNAVVDHAELESEAIQWAREINAKSPQAQRMLKFAFNLLDDGLVGQQLFAGEATRLAYMTDEAVEGRDAFLEKRDPDWSRFPRYF
- a CDS encoding SDR family oxidoreductase, which produces MSKSPFRRIADQLVLATMRPPMAPQVLVNRPLIKPIELAGKQILLTGASSGIGEAAAEQFARAGATVVVVARRQDLLDALAERITTAGGEALSIPCDVSEMDAVDALVADVEKRLGGIDILINNAGRSIRRPLAESLERWHDVERTMVLNYYAPLRLIRGLAPGMIERGDGHIINVSTWGVLSEASPLFAVYNASKAALSTVSRVVETEWGDKGVHSTTLYYPLVATPMIAPTKAYQGMPALTSEEAGEWMITAARTRPVRIAPRMAIAAKALDTFGPRWVNAVMQRQSIQPNRAVDS
- a CDS encoding VOC family protein: MEILASRMLLRPADYQRSLTFYRDEIGLAIAREYGGGTVFFAGQSLLELAGYGSPDHSHGPFPGALWLQVRDIEATQAELRGRGVAIAREARQEPWGLYEMHVIDPDGITLIFLEIPSDHPLRRDTRGE
- a CDS encoding DUF3349 domain-containing protein, which encodes MNGFLNSIVSWLRAGYPEGVPPTDTFPVLALLARRLSGDEVKDVACELIRRGEFDDVDIGVLITQITDELPSPSDVERVRVRLAAQGWPFDEAEDPA
- the menE gene encoding o-succinylbenzoate--CoA ligase encodes the protein MLDGRDPALVALPARDERESDALRVGLRVGEAIDDDVALVAATSGTTGVPKGALLTAAALKASATATHDRLGGPGGWLLALPPHHIAGVQVLVRSVLAGSAPVEMDVTEGFDVAELPSAIRALGSGRRYTSLVAAQLAKALGDPAAAAALAELDAVLLGGGPAPRPILDAAAAAGITMVRTYGMSETAGGCVYDGVPLNGVRVRTVDGRIVIGGATLAKGYRNPVDPDPFAEPGWFATDDLGTVSDAGVLIVLGRADDAISTGGLTVLPQPVEAALCTHPAVSDCAVFGVADDRLGQRVVAAIVVRDGSAAPTLDALRAQVTGTLDATAAPREVHIVDALPRRGIGKVDRAALVRRFAGASDQ